One region of Marivirga arenosa genomic DNA includes:
- the bshA gene encoding N-acetyl-alpha-D-glucosaminyl L-malate synthase BshA, producing the protein MNIGIVCYPTFGGSGVVATELGKALAKNGHNVHFITYSQPTRLDFFNQNLFYHEVDIRTYPLFQYPPYELALASKMVDVVEHENLDLLHVHYAIPHASAAFMAKQILKEKNINIPVVTTLHGTDITLVGKDPSYEPVVTFSINKSDGVTAVSEDLKKDTLEHFDIYQHIEVIPNFIDLSRFKRQKKEHFKTAICPNGEKLMVHTSNFRKVKRVEDVIHVFNNVRKIIPAKLLLVGDGPERIKMEKLCRELGTCEDIRFLGKLEAVEEVLSVSDLFLMPSEKESFGLAALEAMACEVPVLSSNAGGIPELNINGVTGFTCNVGDVKDMTEKALYILADEHLDTFKKAALERAKEFDISNILPLYENFYDKILKTEPA; encoded by the coding sequence ATGAATATTGGAATAGTGTGTTATCCTACCTTTGGGGGGAGTGGGGTTGTAGCAACAGAATTAGGAAAAGCTTTAGCAAAAAACGGACATAATGTTCATTTCATCACCTATTCACAACCTACCAGATTAGATTTTTTTAATCAAAATTTATTCTACCATGAAGTAGATATTAGAACTTATCCTTTATTTCAATATCCACCCTATGAGCTTGCCTTAGCCAGTAAAATGGTTGATGTAGTGGAACATGAAAATCTGGACTTATTGCATGTGCATTACGCCATACCTCATGCCTCAGCAGCTTTCATGGCAAAGCAGATATTAAAAGAAAAAAATATTAATATACCTGTAGTTACCACACTACACGGTACTGACATCACTCTAGTAGGTAAAGATCCTTCTTATGAACCTGTAGTAACCTTTAGTATTAATAAATCTGATGGCGTTACTGCAGTATCAGAAGACTTGAAAAAAGACACTTTGGAACATTTTGATATCTATCAACATATTGAAGTTATACCAAATTTCATCGATTTAAGCAGATTTAAAAGACAAAAGAAAGAGCATTTTAAAACGGCTATTTGTCCTAATGGAGAAAAATTAATGGTACATACTTCGAATTTCCGAAAAGTAAAGAGAGTTGAAGATGTTATCCATGTTTTCAATAATGTGAGGAAAATTATACCTGCAAAACTCCTTTTAGTTGGAGATGGGCCTGAAAGAATAAAAATGGAAAAGCTATGCCGTGAATTGGGAACATGTGAGGATATAAGGTTTTTAGGGAAATTGGAGGCAGTTGAAGAAGTATTATCGGTTAGTGACTTATTCTTAATGCCTTCTGAAAAAGAAAGTTTTGGATTAGCTGCCTTAGAAGCAATGGCATGTGAAGTTCCAGTATTGTCTTCAAATGCTGGCGGTATTCCTGAGTTAAATATAAATGGTGTTACTGGCTTTACTTGTAATGTTGGTGATGTGAAAGATATGACTGAAAAAGCATTGTATATACTTGCAGATGAGCATTTGGATACATTTAAGAAAGCTGCCCTTGAAAGAGCCAAAGAATTTGACATCAGCAATATCTTACCATTATATGAAAACTTCTACGATAAAATTTTGAAGACAGAACCAGCCTAG
- a CDS encoding glycoside hydrolase family 3 N-terminal domain-containing protein, whose protein sequence is MIKKVLYLLFLSSLSVLNTTLSQTKSYPNWVNQTYKDMTLDEKIGQLFMVAAYSNKDAQHVEDLAILIENYNIGGLIFFQGGPGREIDITNYLQSKSKIPLWIGMDAEWGLGMRLDSTMNFPKQMTLGAIQNNDLIYKMGAEIARQAKLIGVHVNFAPVVDVNNNIKNPVIGYRSFGEDKENVAQKGVAYMKGMQNNGLLANAKHFPGHGDTDSDSHMTLPVIRHSKERLDEIELYPFKKLIENNVNSMMVAHLHIPAYDNTPNKATTLSKNVVTDLLKTKLGFDGLIFTDALNMKGVSNFYEPGETDLLAFKAGNDVLLFPMNVPNAVKMIKTAIKNKEITEDRLEESVKKILNAKYKLGLNEGFKKLDKENIFEKLHTTEAHSLNEKLYAEAATLVKNKKNFIPIHILDTTTFASLSLRGEKNSTFQKFLNKYADFTHYDLPKGNYDLGDYTRLMDQLSQYETVVVGLHNMNNSPSKRFGLKSEDLLFLQNLSEKSNVIITVFGNAYSLKYLQNFEQVLLMYEDNDYTQKLAPQMLFGAKAIKGKLPISISNDIKVGTGIITKPYDRFGYSNPLDVGMDPKILSEIDAIAQEAIDTEATPGCQILVAKDGQIIYEKDFGFQTYHKFSEVKEETIYDLASITKVAATLQSIMFLYDRGIIDLDEKIVKYLPELKGSNKQNMTLRNILTHQAGLVPYVPFWKQTHDLFGLKTPLYQNYEASLYPNQLASGLYGHQVLGDSIWQWVIDSELLEKPKWKKRYDYRYSDMGYYIMQKISERMMNMNYEEFLYENFYKPLGMKTMGFLPLCRFPETQIAPTENDLLFRNDLIKGWVHDQGAAMVGGVAGHAGLFSNAKDLAILMQMNLWDGSYGGVRYFSKGTVPYFTKKQFDENRRGLGWDKPVEEDGPSPTSHYASSLTFGHTGFTGTAAWADPEFGLVFIFLSNRIYPDASNRKLITSNIRTRIMDVIYQSIFEYESQHEEYVN, encoded by the coding sequence ATGATTAAAAAAGTTTTATACCTTCTTTTTCTTTCGAGTTTAAGTGTTTTAAACACAACGCTATCGCAAACTAAATCTTATCCTAATTGGGTGAATCAAACCTATAAGGATATGACTTTAGATGAAAAGATAGGTCAACTTTTTATGGTTGCGGCTTATTCCAATAAAGATGCTCAGCATGTGGAAGACTTAGCGATTTTGATAGAGAATTATAATATAGGAGGCTTAATATTTTTTCAGGGCGGACCAGGCAGAGAAATTGATATTACGAATTATTTACAATCAAAATCAAAAATACCTTTATGGATCGGGATGGATGCAGAATGGGGATTAGGCATGCGGTTAGACAGCACCATGAATTTCCCAAAGCAAATGACATTAGGCGCTATTCAGAATAACGATTTGATATATAAAATGGGTGCTGAAATTGCTCGTCAAGCTAAATTAATTGGTGTACATGTCAATTTCGCACCAGTTGTAGATGTCAATAATAATATCAAAAATCCTGTGATAGGTTATCGTTCCTTTGGTGAAGACAAGGAGAATGTAGCTCAAAAAGGAGTGGCATACATGAAAGGAATGCAGAATAATGGATTGCTAGCAAATGCTAAACACTTCCCTGGTCATGGTGATACTGATTCTGATTCTCATATGACCCTTCCAGTAATCCGCCATTCTAAAGAAAGATTAGATGAAATTGAATTATACCCTTTCAAAAAATTAATTGAGAATAATGTAAATAGCATGATGGTGGCGCATCTACATATTCCTGCTTATGATAACACGCCTAACAAAGCAACCACTTTATCTAAAAATGTGGTTACAGATTTACTTAAAACCAAATTAGGTTTCGATGGACTAATTTTTACCGATGCCCTTAATATGAAAGGAGTTAGTAATTTTTATGAACCAGGAGAAACAGATTTACTTGCTTTTAAAGCAGGAAATGATGTTTTATTGTTTCCGATGAATGTGCCCAATGCAGTTAAAATGATTAAAACTGCTATTAAAAATAAAGAAATTACGGAAGACAGATTAGAAGAGAGTGTAAAGAAAATTCTAAATGCAAAATATAAACTAGGACTAAATGAAGGTTTTAAAAAACTAGATAAGGAAAATATTTTTGAAAAACTGCATACTACTGAAGCACATAGCTTGAATGAAAAGCTGTACGCTGAGGCTGCAACATTAGTGAAAAATAAAAAGAACTTTATCCCAATTCATATACTGGACACCACCACTTTCGCCTCACTTTCTTTAAGAGGAGAAAAGAATAGCACTTTTCAGAAATTCTTAAATAAATATGCCGATTTCACTCATTATGATCTCCCAAAAGGAAATTATGATCTTGGCGATTACACTCGATTAATGGATCAATTGAGCCAATATGAAACGGTAGTAGTAGGATTACATAACATGAATAATTCTCCATCGAAACGATTTGGGCTGAAATCTGAGGACTTATTATTCCTTCAAAATTTATCTGAAAAATCAAATGTAATCATTACTGTATTTGGAAATGCTTACAGCTTAAAATACTTACAAAATTTCGAGCAAGTTTTATTAATGTATGAAGACAATGATTATACACAAAAACTAGCACCACAAATGCTTTTTGGAGCAAAAGCTATTAAAGGAAAACTGCCTATCAGTATTTCAAATGACATTAAGGTAGGAACCGGTATTATCACTAAACCTTATGATAGATTTGGTTACAGCAATCCGCTCGATGTGGGCATGGACCCTAAAATACTTTCAGAAATTGATGCTATTGCGCAAGAAGCAATTGATACAGAAGCTACACCAGGTTGCCAAATTTTAGTAGCCAAAGATGGCCAAATCATTTACGAGAAAGATTTTGGTTTTCAAACCTATCATAAATTTTCTGAGGTGAAAGAAGAAACCATTTATGACTTAGCCTCCATCACAAAAGTTGCTGCTACACTTCAAAGCATTATGTTTTTATATGATAGAGGTATAATCGATCTAGATGAGAAAATAGTAAAATATCTTCCTGAGCTTAAAGGCAGTAATAAGCAAAACATGACTTTGCGGAATATATTAACGCATCAGGCAGGTTTAGTGCCTTACGTTCCATTTTGGAAGCAAACACACGATTTGTTTGGTTTAAAAACACCGCTTTACCAGAATTATGAAGCTTCTCTTTATCCTAACCAATTAGCTTCTGGGCTATATGGTCATCAAGTTTTAGGGGATTCCATTTGGCAATGGGTAATTGATTCAGAATTATTAGAAAAGCCTAAGTGGAAAAAAAGATACGATTATCGCTATTCTGATATGGGCTACTACATTATGCAAAAAATCAGCGAACGCATGATGAATATGAATTATGAAGAATTTCTGTATGAAAACTTCTATAAACCATTAGGTATGAAAACGATGGGATTCTTACCCTTATGCAGATTTCCAGAAACACAAATTGCTCCTACAGAAAATGACTTACTATTCAGGAATGATTTAATAAAAGGCTGGGTACATGATCAAGGTGCCGCCATGGTGGGTGGAGTTGCAGGACATGCTGGTTTATTCAGCAATGCCAAAGACTTAGCCATATTAATGCAAATGAACCTATGGGATGGGTCTTATGGTGGAGTCCGATATTTTAGTAAGGGAACAGTTCCCTATTTCACCAAAAAGCAATTTGATGAAAATAGAAGAGGCTTAGGCTGGGATAAACCAGTAGAAGAAGATGGCCCTTCTCCTACTTCACATTACGCATCTTCCTTAACTTTTGGCCATACTGGCTTTACTGGAACCGCAGCATGGGCTGATCCTGAATTTGGATTGGTTTTTATTTTCTTATCTAATAGAATATACCCTGATGCATCAAATAGAAAGTTAATAACCTCTAACATCAGAACTCGAATAATGGATGTGATTTACCAATCAATTTTTGAATACGAATCGCAGCATGAAGAATACGTAAACTAA